The Ostrea edulis chromosome 1, xbOstEdul1.1, whole genome shotgun sequence genomic sequence TTATGTGTTTGTTTAAAAGTTTCTAACTCTTTAAAACATGTCCGCATTGTATGTTGTGCCAGAGATATATGTCTGCCTTTATTCCGTGAACTgatcaatgaaaagtgaagataacgaacagcggtGATCAATCTAAAGAATTAAAGATTTCCAAATTAAGAGTAGTGCAAGTACGGGCCCCTGGGCaaaccaaaggtgggatcaggtgtctaagaatagtaagcatctcctgttgatcggtcaaacccgccgtgtgccctatatcttgatcaggtaaacggagtaacccgtagtcaaaatgaatatgtaaagaacaacctaacaatcggtatgaaacacgtcagacagagtTCAACCTAACGACAGGCTGTATTTGCTGAtcattttaacgaccatagaatttgcgaaatgttgacctcgaacgagactgttaaagcctctgtaacatcaacttattttgtcagtagcttacctcgatttagaAATCGATCATACGCAAACCATGCAATCAATCGATTCCACACTGATGTAATAGCTTTTGACTAGGGAACATTATGttacagcgaattacaaaagaccggttgggttttcaattgcctgctggattgatcaatagactttacaatttggtcagcaaAGTATCACATTTGGTTTGAATCTAGGCCACAAAGTTACTCAGGTATGacaaagaattgaaattttttttctcagtgCGAGTGACAACCccgtaaataaaataatttaacactCCAGTTTTACTGATTATTTCAGGAAAACAATTTGTCTCATTGTATAGGTCAATCATTTCTTTGTTTCTTCAGAAAtttcttttccatttttaaattatctcCCCATCTTATTTTTTCATGGTTATAAGCTGAATAGGTGTTGTAAAATTCCTTAAGAAATACACTGATAGGTAGATGTGCACTAACCAACCCTGaaaactataaatagaataacTAAACAATAGAAACTAAACCTGTCAGAATGGTTTAGCTAGAATAACAAGAATTCTATTGGTcagaaacagtaacaatagaagaGTATTCTGAAAGTTTTCTTTGTGTGATATGAATTGACTGACCTCAAAAATAGATTGACAAACAGATGAATGGTACATGTGGACACTTTGTAGGATGTCTACTGAAAATTTCTAAAGTGAAGTTTACTAAAGTTCAACTTAATCAATAGTCAAAGAAAAGGTgtattagagagagagagagagagagagagagagagagagagagaaagacacacacacacagagagagagaacgaagagagagagagagagtacagagagagagagagagagagagagagagagagagaaagggagaaagacagagagagaaagagacacagagagagagagacagagagagagtgtgtgtgtgtgtgtgtgtgtgagagagagagagagagaacgacgagagagagagagagagaacgacgagagagagagagaacgacgagagagagagaacgacgaaagagagagagagatagagagagagagagagtacagagagagagagagagagagagacagagagaacgacgagaaagagaaagacagagagagagagaaacgacgagagagagagagagtacagagagagagaaagagagagaaagacagAGAGAGACACAGAGAGAGAACGAcaagagagagtgagagagagagtacagagaaagagagagagagaaagaaagagagagagagagagagtacacaatataatttttcaatATAATATCACCTGTAGTTAGGAATTACTCCTACTAGACACCTAATTACTAGACACCTAATTACTAGACACCTAATTACTAGACACCTAATTACTAGACACCTAATTacatatgtccaggggtccgtgttggttttactcttaattttgtattctttctaggagttatgagatttatcactgctAGCTATCTTTCCCTTTTCACTTAGTCAATTTCAAGGAAATATTACAAAGGGAGTACATAGTTTGTACTGATAACCCCTCTCATAGTTTTGAAGCTAGGTCCTTTGTAAACAATTTGAAGATGTACATATTGCAAgaattttgattctcaacaataTTCTAATTCGTTTTAtgtttgaatgaaaggtgaagataacgaatagtgatcaatctcataactcctacaagcaatacaaaatagatagttgggcaaacacggacccctggacataccagaggtgggaccaggtgcttaggaggagtaagcatcccctgtcgaccagtcacacccgccgtgagccctatatcctgatcaggtaaacggagttattcgcagtcaaaaatcagtgttccaagaacggcttaacaatcggtatgatacacgtcagaaagcatttgacccaatgataggttgtattgacgaactagataaaATATAAGTTGTTGAACGTATACAATactggggaaatattttacacacagaacaTTCTTGGTTTGTCTATTCACTTCCTGTCAGTTTTTTTAAAAGCTAGACCCTTTTATTTATACGATGCGAAATAAAGTATGTCACggctcaatctaattaaaattaaatctttgatccgctcatgcaatcgctttgtgtagcgattgcatgagcagatcaaagatctaattctaattagattggtCACGGCTTGACGATGGTTctatgaatatatgtaatttgtatCGTCATTCTCCTTGTTTACTATCATTATACTATTGTATTTACATCTGCTAGATATCTTTGTAAGAATTGGCCgtttattttcagctttgtaATTATTATCCATGTTCAATTTTGGTATAATGCTATAAGATTTATGTCTTTCGCAATTAAATAAGTAAAGGCCGTTTACTGTACACTTGGTTATATTGTCGCTAGGAGCGGAGTGAGGGGCtgatttaatcagattggacaAAACAACGTCTACATTTCCAAGGAATAGAAGGATTTTCCTCTGTGCTGTCAAACGATAATAATACAGACGCTAAGAAGTGTAGAGGGGAATCAGAAggaatacacacacacacacacacacacacacacacacacatatatatatatatatatatatatatatatcacgaTTGTTAAAATGGCGGCTTATATCTTCCTCGTCCGTTTTGACGTTGCTTAGTAGAAAATGAATTatactaaatattaaataaCAATGAATCAACCGATTTTGATATTGTTACAAATCAAACATTGATGACGAAAATTGCTACTTACTGACTCGTTTGAACCTTCCATATCGCCGTTTGTCTAACTGTGTTTGTTTATCGTCTGAGTAACATACCGCCATTTAACCTGATAGTAAAATGCAATATTTAAATTTAGCTACGGGTATTTCCAGTCTAATTCACATATCATTACACACAGTTCAGTTTAAACAGTATGATGAAAACTTCAGTTTTTTAAAGCTCCGATGAGATTATACAACCTCGCTGGGGTCGATCACGAGCGCAATGAATATATCAGATAAGATAACTTGATGTCGGCATACATTAACAGTTAATGCACATTGATAAGAAAACTAAACACATATTAGATAATGCACACTAACACAAAGGTATACAAAATCCAAAACTACTGcagttatataaatattcatacacatgtatagtCAAATGTTCATTGTAAACTCTCTTTGCTTATATCAAAGCAGGATTTTAAGAAACAACAAATCGTTCTTGCAGTTGTAATATTTGTAGGATTAACAATTTATCTTATTGGATTCACTGCTATCTGCATTGCTTATATTAcaaaacagtaaaaaaaaaaatgattttcataaCAATTCACATGAACAACATAGATGTTTTTGTTTAGGAATAGGGGGTGGATGGgtgttagaatatttacatggttcaatatatattacaatgggggtatagaatatttacatgttttaataaacAATGGGGGGTTTAGAATATCTACATGTTTCAATATACAATGGGGGGTGGGTGTTAGAGTATCTACATGTTTCAATAtacaatgggggggggggggtattagaGTATCTACATGTTTTAATAAACAATGGGGGGGTTAGAATATCTACATGTTTCCATATAcaatggggggtgggggggtggggggggtagAGTAtctacatgttttaatatacaATGGGGGGTTTAGAATATCTACATGTTTCCATATAcaatggggggtgggggggggtagAGTATCTACATGTTTCAATAtacaatggggggggggggtagagtaTCTACATGTTTTAATAAACAATGGGGGGTTTAGAATATCTACATGTTTCCATATAcaatggggggtggggggggggtagagtATCTACATGTTTTAATAAACAATGGGGGGTTTAGAATATCTACATGTTTCAATATAcaatggggggtgggggtgggtgggggggtaGAGTATCTACATGTTTCAATATACAATGGGGGGGTATTAGAGTATCTACATGTTTCAATATACAATGGATGGACACTGATTCGTATTGTTTTAACACAGGCCTATCACAGTTTTTAAAGGTAGTTTTAAATAATGTTGCAGTTtctattcattttgattaaaacgtTTGCTATAAGAAGCTAATATTCCAGattgtattcattttgattTACAATTTTGCTATATGAAGCCAATGTTCCAGATTGtattcatttacaattttgctaTAAGAAGCTAATGTTCCAGattgtattcattttgattTACAATTTTGCTATAAGAAGCTAATATTCCagattgttttcattttgatttgCAATTTTTGCTATAAGAAACTAATGTTCCAGattgtattcattttgattTACAATTTTGCTATAAGAAGCTAATGTTCCAGattgtattcattttgattTACAATTTTGCTATATGAATCCAATGTTCCAGattgtattcattttgattTACAATTTTGCTATAAGAAGCTAATATTCCAGattgtattcattttgattTACAATTTTGCTATAAGAAGCTAACGTTCCAGattgtattcattttgattTACAATTTTGCTATAAGAAGCTAATGTTCcatattgtattcattttgattTACAATTTTGCTATAAGAAGCTAACGTTCCAGattgtattcattttgattTACAATTTTGCTATAAGAAGCTAATGTTCCAGATTctgatttacatatattttagtTGTCTGTGTTTCTTGACTTGATGTTACGCTTGTGATTTGATTTTCAGGGTTATATGAGAAACATCCAAAGAAGTGAATTTCAGTTTTTGTAGCAATGAAGAGTTTTCTTTGCCAGTATACTCTAAATACTGCATTGTgtacacaatattgtaattTCAGAGACACATTCATATAACACATTATAAATGTCTCTGGTAATTTTAATGGTTTCATAGTTCTAACGAGAAACCCCTTACAGAACACCCGTGTGAATATCCCTACACTATCTTGCGAGGGAAGGTCTAACTCTACGGAGCCTCTGTTGCATTTGTTTTGTGTCCAAGGCTTAAAGAAGACGCTACGAGGAACAACACTGTCGGCAACCTACAGTTCACTACTGCGAGGAACAACACTGTCGGCAACCTACGGTTCACTACTGCGAGGAACAGCACTGTCGGCAACCTACAGTTCACTACTACGAGGAACAGCACTGTCGGCAACCTACGGTTCACTACTGCGAGGAACAACACTGTCGGCAACCTACAGTTCACTACTGCGAGGAACAGCACTGTCGGCAGCCTACGGTTCACTACTGCGAGGAACAGCACTGTCGGCAACCTACGGTTCACTACGCAACCTTTGTTGATTGATCACAAATAGCTTCATCAAAATCTACAAGGCGTCTCTGATGATGGAGGAACAAGAAAAGGCGTTTGTATCATTGTATTATTGTTAGCGATCTTGTCCGTTACGAAAGAAATATTCACGGTGAAGGGATTGTTGAGAAAGGTAACGATGATATTTTCAGTCATGTAACACGCACCTGCCTTGTTTAAAACAGTGATGATCCGACCTTATATTACACCAAACACTTTCACCTTTGCGTGAAATCTACTGATATGAACCGAGATCTTGTCGATTCGTCATACATCCGTGATATGCAGATCTTGcacattacaaaaaaaaaacttgtccAGGTATTGTATCATCATCTGTTAACATGGTCTGTGTAGCCATTGAACATGTCATTACCCACTGAAAACCGGAAGAGACAGTGGAAGTGCACTAGTATATAATGAGCGACATGTAAAGAGAACAGTACCGTGCAGAATTTCGTGGATTCTTTGTCCTAGGTCGCAAAGCAGAAAGCGAGTGAGTAGTAAAAGaagaaatattcaatatatgaTTTTTGGATGACAAATTACTTTTATATGTTCTTAATAGAATTTGAAGTTCTGTGAATTTATTAATAAcagtatttttactttttagtTGACCATGTCTGTGTTTGGTATATTTGCCTTTCTGTGCTTTGCTGGAGCCAATGGGTTTGGATTACGTAAGTTTATCATACAATCTTTGCCAATCAATGGTTGTTCTCTTTACTAATGAAATAATTAGCAGAGTAATCAAAAGTATGTATAAGAAGAATACGTAATTTTTATTGCCTTTTAAAATCTTATAGAAAATACTGCTTTTAACTGCCGAATTACTCAAGAACgataaaaattcttttaaaatgcgAACAAAGTCGGGTATATTTGAACAATCGCTTTCTCATTTCATactttaattgaattttcagGTCCAATCGGTCAACAGAGCCCAACAACTGAAGTTAAATCTCTAAACGGGGACACTGTCATGAAATCTGGACCTCCGATCAGCAATCCTCACCAATCTGGTCAGAATCAAAATCAGTTCGTGGCGGATCCAACCATATTTAATCCTCAAAAATCCAGACCCAATTCAATGATGAATACAATGATTGCCATGATGAACAATGTGAATAAAATGGGACAACAAGCGTCTGTAGCCGATATTCCAAATATGGTAATGATGGTGAACATGATGAATAATTTGCCTAATATGGCGAATGCAAAGGGAGATAAAACAGCCTTTGTGGATATGATGAACGCGTTGTCATCGGCGACAGAGATAATGGCGAAAATGCAGGGCAATGCGAAAATGAATAAAGCCCAAAAATCTAATGTACAATCACCAAGTGAAATGATGGATCCACCTCCATCAATGATGGAGATGATGACTAATATGCCTGCTATGACCAATAAGATGACTGATATACCTACCGTGAGAAATATGAGGAATAATATTCCATCCATGGGAGATTCTTGGACGCCGACTGCTGCTAATGCGATGATGCAAACGGAGCCAATGTCTGGATACTGGAGAAATCCAGGACCTTCAGCGATGAATATGATGGATACCAGTCGACAGCGACGTAGTAAGTCAATTAATTATCTAACATTTGTACTTTTCAACATGTTCgttatatgaaaatgtttagaTTTGTGCTGATTAATTTGTACAGAAATTACATATACAAAATTCATCCGTAAAGTGTAGCTATGTAAAATTTGAGTGATCCACACGCGAATAACAAAACTGATGATAGTGAACATTTGAATATAAGACAAACATTATACGCTCATAGAAATGACAACTCTTTTTGACGGGTTAGTTTTTTTATTTCCTACATATGTCTCGATACAAATTAACGAATaccaatatttgttttgtttcaggatattaagacgctagaaatTTTGTACGTAAAGGTAATATTTAGCAATTGGAAAATAATCTGGGTTTtaaatcaaagaaataaaatattatcttTAGTGTCtgttttctcttttataaatataaattcgATACAAGGTCCGGTCAGCCTAGTCTCgtatattccgttacgctacTCATCGAgccatttattttttccttCCTTCGGTGtccaattatttttaaatttactaGATGAAACCTTGCGCTTGCgggaaatcacaattaaataatattgcagAGGAAGGACTTTTTAATGCGTGTTTCATTTGTTGCGCACATTAATTTaatgaacgatatctttaattcaaatgaatttaagagaaatattttaaaaaattgcgtgcattagttatgttatatttattgatatcatatacagtaaagaaaacttaattattaggaagtcacttggagctccaaattttaaatgttctttgtgtaatataaatgatctctctccgtattgaaaattagataccgattttacgaatgcaatcgTAATCCGTCAAgccgaatagttgaccaaagacaatATGAACAGCTGTTCatgatatcaatatttgaaactcagtattgcgACTGCgtttataatggtagtttttgtccagtaCGGCAATTTAAGGGCAAAGTTATGAATAAACGTCATTTCTTCTCATCAAACGCCATAATCGAAAACGTAATgtactatatgaatgacaaacaaaAAATGCTATATTGCaaacagtggcctgatttcttggacattgtcaggAAGTAAacaacctaatttcggtaaaatgttttaaggAGTTTTAAGgcgcaaacttcccagaacagtcccgcaccattcgatatctgatatattggatagttttcgacttattacttactttcaagaaCAGTGTCattacaaaacatgttcaactaaaattaaaaaaaaaacaaaaacttttgtgtttgtacatatcagtaactgttaaCAAActattacaaaaagtcgtaacaatgacttctataatcacgggAAAAAATAAGAACattgaaaatatcagatgaatatcgtatttaaaaattcatcgatgtgtcagatcgttggtctcgggaGAGGGTATTCTTCGATGAATGAGATATaagtaaaataattataaaatgataaatatgggttaagtcaaaactattataacTATAATTAAACACCTACTTTCTCGACTTACCGGATAGgcccgagaatgtgcgattggtATGACGTTGCCtcgcttcgttctggaaattaGACTGAAATCACAGATGGAAGAAATgaacaggcatattttatttattcaacaattatcaaaacttgtTTTTTTCTGTAAGAATAAAATCAAACATCGATAAacaatgaattcatttcatatcgtattacagaccctgaagcgtactactacaccacttgcacggaacgaaacgaaacgattcttgcacggaacgctgaacgctctgcacggaacgaaacgattcttgcacggaacggtgaacggtttgcacggaacgatttgcacgaaacgcttcCCATTTCCTGAACGGTCTGTACGATTTGCACGAAACGGTAGGCGTGGCTAGCAAGCTTTGTAAATGATTGTGAATGGTTTACATGAAACGGTAGGCGTGGCCTGCACGCTTTAATTATGACTAAACAGTTGATAATAATGACTAATAAAATTAAGcactaaaattttacatttattaggttttggtcatttttgggaggaagtgaaaatgatttttttaattcgtATACAATAATTGACGGAAGTATGCgtgaaaaaaaccccaaaaacatacaaacaaacaaaatatgtgATTTATCGAACTCCAGTAAATGTGCTTTGtatcaacattttattgatAATATTGATGTTCGATTATTGATTGACAAAACAGATATTAATCATGTATATACGTGAGCaaagaataaaaattttatcacctaaacaaataaaaattaaaaatatctttacttttaaacaaccctttagaaaactccgaactttcattaagaaaataataaaataaaatgtgctcctctacatagaatgcccatacttcttattaataataacacgattttttctaacttgataaatactttattacacgcatgtattatatatataacagctttttgtctttatattttgtataccattgcataatggtgatgagatccaataaattgaattgagtacatgtactcttgaaatatcacaaagtatacagttgacaacgattgaaataaaaatgcagacgttttcttctttattcagtgactcacgaaCTTGctcgtcttctgaatgaaagttgtaaaacaaacgtactaggttttggtcaattataacataatacggggatAAAATTCATCTCAtatccgctagcaatgggttttgagtcaactgtgccttcgtggacgaGTAATCTTGGCaagcgaagatggaaaaaaaatgcctagatagtccgcttgcataaacatgtattatgaaggttaAATCGAAAAATTATCCAGTAAATTCAATGATGTTGTAGTATATATagcttgtatttattttatttttgactgagagggagatagacagctaagcacgtaacatcgttttagaaaggggggggggggctcattcattagtcctaacccgtgCCAGCGGAAAAATTTAatgtgtaaagaaaacaatatgggaaattaaaaaaaatatcacaatgaaaggggatggataattaatcagaaagaaattgtactttcaagatttatactgaaagTATTAAACTTCcagtatctgcatacattcatgaatattataatcaatgattaccaatgctctctctctctctctctctctctctctctctctctctctctcattatctaatgcatctaaattttaaatgctttcatatagcaattaaagattttgataatcgatagcgtatatgaataaaagcaaataatcgttaagtcatttatgttt encodes the following:
- the LOC125664857 gene encoding uncharacterized protein LOC125664857; translated protein: MSVFGIFAFLCFAGANGFGLRPIGQQSPTTEVKSLNGDTVMKSGPPISNPHQSGQNQNQFVADPTIFNPQKSRPNSMMNTMIAMMNNVNKMGQQASVADIPNMVMMVNMMNNLPNMANAKGDKTAFVDMMNALSSATEIMAKMQGNAKMNKAQKSNVQSPSEMMDPPPSMMEMMTNMPAMTNKMTDIPTVRNMRNNIPSMGDSWTPTAANAMMQTEPMSGYWRNPGPSAMNMMDTSRQRRRY